One window from the genome of Oryza glaberrima chromosome 3, OglaRS2, whole genome shotgun sequence encodes:
- the LOC127767073 gene encoding uncharacterized protein LOC127767073, with protein MAAMEIESVKCECCGLREDCTQDYIASVRASFYGQWLCGLCCEAVRDEAGRKKAHPGVEEAVRAHMAFCRMFRSNPAVRVADGMRQMLRRRSGDMSKPDTSKKYSTVQVVDESSVSLY; from the coding sequence ATGGCAGCAATGGAGATTGAGTCAGTCAAGTGTGAGTGCTGTGGCCTGAGGGAGGACTGCACCCAGGACTACATTGCCAGTGTGAGAGCAAGCTTCTATGGCCAGTGGCTGTGTGGGCTGTGCTGTGAGGCTGTGAGGGACGAGGCGGGCAGGAAGAAGGCTCACCCAGGAGTGGAGGAGGCTGTCAGGGCTCACATGGCGTTCTGCAGGATGTTCAGGTCCAACCCCGCCGTCCGGGTCGCCGACGGCATGCGCCAGATGCTCCGGAGGCGGTCCGGCGACATGTCGAAGCCGGACACCTCCAAGAAGTACAGCACCGTGCAGGTCGTAGATGAATCATCAGTATCACTGTATTGA
- the LOC127767070 gene encoding uncharacterized protein LOC127767070 encodes MRTLQRRLSQLVLRRLLSPPPPPAARRPAPVAAEAVSGGGATALLRRGGGSGVAAGGWSGGGSGLRLARRLCTYDERDDRALEEEAEKKFGWILKIFFIGTAGLVGYQFFPYMGDNLLQQSISLLRVKDPLFKRMGASRLARFAVDDARRMKVVEMGGAQELLNVLEGAKDDKTRKQILKALHALSKSEEAAGFLDKAGAYVIVSSTPNSLEYAEIETYKTSLLKAFDELKS; translated from the exons ATGCGGACATTGCAGAGGCGGCTCTCGCAGCTcgtgctccgccgcctcctgtcgccgccgccgccgcccgccgcccgccggcccgcaccggtggcggcggaggccgtcTCCGGCGGAGGAGCGACAGCCCTACTTCGCCGCGGGGGTGGCTCCGGG gtggcggcgggcggctggagtggcggcggctcggggctTCGGTTGGCTCGGAGGCTCTGCACCTACGACGAGAGAG ATGACAGGGCACTTGAGGAGGAAGCTGAGAAGAAATTTGGATGGATATTGAAGATATTCTTTATAGGAACTGCTGGTCTTGTTGGTTACCAATTCTTTCCTTACATGG GGGATAACCTGCTTCAGCAGTCCATCTCACTTTTGCGTGTCAAAGATCCCTTGTTCAAGCGAATGGGAGCTTCCCGATTAGCTCGTTTTGCAGTTGATG ATGCAAGGAGAATGAAGGTAGTGGAGATGGGGGGAGCTCAAGAACTTCTTAATGTATTGGAAGGTGCTAAAGATGATAAAACACGTAAACAAATCCTAAAAGCTCTTCATGCACTTTCGAAGTCTG AGGAAGCAGCAGGGTTTTTGGACAAGGCGGGCGCCTACGTAATAGTCAGTTCCACTCCCAACTCCCTCGAGTATGCTGAGATCGAGACCTACAAGACTAGCCTCCTGAAGGCGTTTGATGAACTGAAGTCGTGA
- the LOC127768673 gene encoding ARF guanine-nucleotide exchange factor GNOM-like produces MGRPRLPGAAGIDPIAEEPPHSAAAAGDGGDAAGLACAISAEASAVLAVMRRSLRHPRATADDAAADHPLVSSLKALRRLVFSPSAAAAPAGAVLRPFLDAVRSEDAGAAVTSASLAALHEVMALMGPSLTGAALREVVDAVASCRFEAGAEAAAEEAVLMRMLQALLACLRAPAAPALGDQHVCTAVNTCFRVVHQAGAKGELLQRFSRHAMHELIRCVFARLPQIGSGDGPDGSVKPEMGGMDKNHHFGIGQMENGNGSYASEAVTSDENSADGSGIVVEPYGIPCMVEIFHFLCSLLNVVEQIGVDEDLPLFALKLINSAIELGGSSIRKHPKLLSLVQDELFRNLMQFGLSMSPLILSMVCSIVLNLYHHLRTELKLQLEAFFSCIILRLAQPRFGATYHQQEVAMEALVDFCRQKNFMVEMYANLDCDITCRNIFEELANLLSKSAFPINCPLSSMHILALEGLISVIQGMADRIGNATSRPELLPVELDEYTPFWTVKCENFSDPQHWVKFVRQRKYVKRRLMIGADHFNRDPKKGLEFLQGTHLLPEKLDPQSVACFFRYTAGLDKNLVGDFLGNHDEFCVQVLHEFAQTFDFQEMNLDTALRLFLETFRLPGESQKIQRVLEAFSDRYYEQSPQAFANKDTALLLAYSIIMLNTDQHNMQVKKKMTEEDFIKNNRNINGGSDLPREMLSELYHSICRNEIKTTPEQGMGYFEMSPSRWIDLMRKSKSTSLYIVGDSQPFLDHDMFAIMSGPTIAAIAVVFDHSEHEEVLLACVDGFLGVAKISAFHHLEDVLDDLVVSLCKFTTLLNTSLVEEPVTAFGDDLKARLATETLFTIANRYGDYIRTGWRNVLDCILRLHKLGLLPARVASDAADDSEVSAETVQGKPTPSSISTSHIPVMGTPRKSSGLMGRFSQLLSLDSEEPRSQPTEQQLAAHQRTLQTIQKCRIDSIFTESKFLQPDSLLQLARALIWAAGRPQKVASSPDDEDTAVFCLELLIAITLNNRDRIVLLWQGVYEHIANIVQSTVMPCALVEKAIFGLLRICQRLLPYKENLADELLRSLQLVLKLDARVADAYCENITQEVARLVKANAGHVKSQMGWRTVVLLLSITARHPDASEVGFEAIMYIMSEGAHLSLSNYAFCIEASRQFAESRVGLIDRSIRALDLMADSANSLARWSQETKGTGEETDKVLEAIREMWLKLLQALKKLSLDQREEVRNHALTSLQRCLTATEGVCLQSSTWSHAFDLVIFALLDDLLEISQNHSQKDYRNMEGSLVLAMKLVAKVYLQLLPDLFGLSSFCKLWLGVLSRMEKYIKIKVRGKRSDKLQELIPELLKNILIAMKNRGILAKRSTIGGDSLWELTWLHANNISTSLQSDVFPSQEYEQHSSAGSPRGPNGVESRD; encoded by the exons ATGGGGCGGCCAAGGCTGCCGGGCGCCGCCGGGATCGACCCCATCGCGGAGGAGCCACCtcattccgccgccgccgcgggggatggcggcgacgcggccggcctCGCCTGCGCGATCTCCGCCGAGGCCAGCGCCGTGCTGGCCGTCATGCGCCGCAGCCTCCGCcacccgcgcgccaccgccgacgacgctgcGGCGGACCACCCGCTCGTCTCCTCCCTCAAGGCGCTGCGCCGCCTCGtcttctccccctccgccgccgccgcgcccgcgggCGCGGTGCTGCGGCCCTTCCTCGACGCGGTCCGCTCcgaggacgccggcgccgcggtcACCTCGGCGTCGCTGGCCGCGCTCCACGAGGTGATGGCGCTCATGGGCCCATCCCTCACGGGCGCCGCGCTGCGGGAGGTCGTGGACGCCGTCGCCAGCTGCCGGTTCGAGGCCggggccgaggccgccgccgaggaggccgtgCTGATGCGGATGCTGCAGGCGCTGCTCGCCTGCCTGCGCGcacccgccgcccccgccctcgGGGACCAGCACGTCTGCACTGCCGTCAACACGTGCTTCCGTGTCGTCCACCAGGCCGGCGCCAAGGGCGAGCTCCTGCAGCGATTCTCGCGGCACGCGATGCACGAGCTCATCCGATGTGTCTTCGCCCGCCTCCCGCAGATTGGGAGTGGTGATGGGCCTGACGGTTCCGTCAAACCAGAG ATGGGTGGCATGGATAAAAACCATCATTTTGGGATTGGACAAATGGAAAATGGCAATGGGAGCTATGCATCTGAGGCAGTTACATCTGATGAGAATTCTGCAGATGGCAGTGGCATTGTTGTGGAGCCTTACGGGATCCCATGCATGGTGGAGATTTTTCATTTCCTCTGCTCCCTCCTCAATGTTGTCGAGCAAATTGGAGTTGATGAAGATCTGCCATTGTTTGCTCTGAAGTTGATCAATTCAGCAATTGAGCTTGGTGGATCTTCAATTCGTAAGCACCCAAAATTGCTGTCATTAGTTCAAGATGAGCTTTTCCGAAACCTAATGCAGTTTGGGTTGTCCATGAGCCCACTTATCCTTTCAATGGTGTGCAGCATTGTGCTAAATCTTTATCATCATCTCCGGACTGAGCTCAAATTGCAGCTTGAGGCATTCTTTTCTTGTATAATCCTAAGGCTTGCACAACCCCGATTCGGAGCAACATATCATCAGCAGGAGGTTGCAATGGAAGCTCTTGTTGATTTTTGTCGACAAAAGAATTTCATGGTGGAGATGTATGCCAATCTGGACTGTGACATAACCTGCAGGAATATTTTTGAGGAACTTGCAAATCTTCTGTCAAAGAGTGCATTTCCTATTAACTGCCCATTGTCTTCCATGCACATTCTTGCTCTGGAAGGTCTGATCTCTGTGATCCAAGGGATGGCTGATCGGATTGGGAATGCTACTTCACGCCCTGAGCTCCTGCCTGTGGAGCTTGATGAATACACTCCCTTCTGGACTGTTAAGTGTGAGAATTTTTCAGATCCTCAGCATTGGGTGAAGTTTGTCCGTCAAAGAAAGTATGTCAAAAGAAGACTAATGATTGGTGCTGATCACTTCAACAGAGACCCAAAGAAGGGTCTGGAATTTCTTCAAGGCACTCATTTGTTGCCTGAGAAGCTTGATCCCCAAAGTGTGGCTTGTTTTTTCCGCTACACGGCTGGTTTGGACAAGAATCTTGTAGGAGACTTTCTAGGCAATCATGATGAGTTTTGTGTTCAGGTGCTTCATGAGTTTGCTCAAACCTTTGACTTCCAGGAGATGAACCTTGATACAGCTCTGAGACTATTTTTGGAGACATTTCGTCTGCCTGGAGAATCTCAGAAGATACAGAGGGTTCTTGAGGCTTTCTCAGACAGATACTATGAGCAGTCCCCACAGGCTTTCGCAAACAAGGACACTGCTTTACTGCTTGCTTACTCAATTATAATGCTGAACACTGATCAGCATAACATGCAAGTAAAGAAGAAAATGACTGAGGAGGACTTCATCAAGAACAACAGGAACATAAATGGGGGTAGTGACCTTCCGCGTGAGATGCTGTCTGAACTATACCACTCCATATGCCGAAATGAGATTAAGACCACACCAGAGCAGGGTATGGGATATTTTGAAATGTCTCCCAGCCGCTGGATAGATTTAATGCGGAAGTCGAAGTCAACATCTCTGTATATAGTTGGTGATTCTCAGCCCTTTCTGGATCATGATATGTTTGCTATCATGTCTGGTCCTACTATTGCTGCCATTGCAGTGGTGTTTGATCATTCGGAACATGAAGAAGTTCTGTTGGCCTGTGTGGATGGCTTCTTGGGTGTCGCAAAAATCTCAGCATTTCATCATCTTGAAGATGTTTTGGATGATCTTGTCGTTTCTCTCTGCAAATTCACCACTCTTTTAAACACCTCTTTGGTTGAGGAACCAGTTACTGCCTTTGGGGATGACCTGAAGGCTAGATTGGCAACTGAGACATTGTTTACCATAGCTAATAGATATGGGGACTACATACGTACTGGCTGGAGGAATGTTTTGGATTGCATATTGAGGCTGCATAAGTTAGGCCTTCTTCCTGCCCGTGTTGCTAGTGATGCAGCTGATGATTCAGAAGTTTCTGCTGAAACTGTCCAAGGAAAGCCTACTCCTAGCTCAATTTCCACATCTCATATTCCAGTTATGGGTACGCCTCGGAAATCCTCTGGACTTATGGGGAGATTTAGTCAGCTGCTGTCACTTGACAGCGAAGAACCAAGGTCACAGCCCACTGAGCAGCAACTTGCTGCCCATCAGAGAACTCTACAGACGATTCAGAAATGCCGAATAGATAGTATATTTACAGAGAGCAAATTCTTGCAACCTGATTCACTATTACAACTTGCTAGGGCACTGATTTGGGCTGCAGGACGACCTCAAAAGGTTGCCAGCTCACCAGATGATGAGGACACAGCTGTATTCTGTCTGGAACTGCTAATCGCAATTACGCTTAACAACCGAGACCGAATTGTGCTTCTCTGGCAAGGAGTTTATGAGCATATTGCCAACATAGTTCAGTCAACAGTTATGCCATGTGCTCTTGTGGAGAAAGCTATTTTTGGACTTCTGCGCATATGCCAGAGGTTATTACCATATAAAGAGAACCTTGCGGATGAGCTGCTGAGGTCATTGCAATTAGTTCTCAAGCTGGATGCGCGTGTAGCAGATGCATACTGTGAAAACATCACTCAGGAGGTTGCACGCCTTGTCAAAGCAAATGCTGGACACGTAAAATCACAAATGGGCTGGAGAACTGTAGTGTTACTGCTCTCCATTACAGCTCGACACCCTGATGCTTCAGAAGTAGGCTTTGAGGCTATCATGTATATCATGTCCGAGGGTGCTCACCTTTCACTATCAAATTATGCTTTCTGTATCGAAGCGTCACGGCAGTTTGCTGAATCCAGGGTTGGTCTAATTGACAGATCCATTCGTGCCCTGGATCTGATGGCTGATTCAGCCAATAGTCTTGCCCGATGGTCACAAGAGACAAAAGGGACAGGCGAGGAAACTGACAAAGTGTTGGAAGCAATCAGGGAGATGTGGCTCAAATTGCTGCAAGCACTGAAAAAGTTGAGTTTGGATCAGAGAGAGGAGGTGAGAAATCACGCGCTAACTTCGCTTCAGCGATGCCTAACAGCAACAGAAGGGGTGTGCCTTCAGAGCTCCACATGGTCACATGCTTTCGATCTCGTCATATTCGCGCTGCTGGATGACTTACTAGAGATCAGCCAGAATCACTCGCAGAAGGACTACAGGAACATGGAAGGATCCCTTGTGCTCGCCATGAAACTAGTCGCGAAGGTCTATCTGCAACTACTGCCAGATCTTTTTGGGCTAAGCAGCTTCTGCAAGTTGTGGCTAGGAGTCCTCAGCCGGATGGAGAAGTACATCAAGATCAAGGTCCGTGGCAAGCGCAGCGACAAGCTGCAAGAGCTGATCCCTGAGCTGCTCAAGAACATTCTAATTGCGATGAAGAACAGGGGAATCCTCGCAAAGAGGAGCACCATTGGGGGCGACAGCTTGTGGGAGTTGACATGGCTTCATGCGAATAACATCTCGACGAGTTTGCAGTCTGATGTTTTCCCAAGCCAGGAGTATGAGCAGCACAGCAGTGCCGGTAGCCCGAGAGGACCCAACGGCGTTGAGTCCCGGGACTAG
- the LOC127768674 gene encoding uncharacterized protein LOC127768674, which yields MATNGSSPRARETESSLEKVKRQLSSGSGRYLLQGPLLKRSETLRKWNERWVILDPTSGKMEYKIRRNETAIKGTIIFDASSTITLSPVNFQGMPKYDGCCFYIGTPQKKDYFLCAETPGAAKAWVSTLLATQLVLQAHKEAVNSLAGNGSPATLGTVATAVANANATALEATKEIEAAMKVSMRAALGLGANNPKEGQLDDLTIMKETLRVKDEELQNLAKDIRARDATIKEIADKLTETAEAAEAAASAAHTMDEQRRLLCSEIERLRQAMERQMEQSMLKLRQSEEKVISLSKEKDQLLKERDAALQEAHMWRTELGKAREQAVIQEATIARADEKVRASEADAAARIKEAAEKLHAVEKEKEELLSLVGILQSQVQREQSSTKQVCEERSESCSGTDNSPPLTKHVDASDDDVDKACVSDSRSVLVSKDNTEVQLAVDGVDIRPIGDAEWGSFQQSEALIADVREVSPESEGGSLDIPVVNPPPVSDHIQGGATHP from the exons ATGGCCACCAACGGCAGCTCCCCG AGGGCGAGGGAGACTGAGAGCAGCCTGGAGAAGGTGAAGCGGCAGCTCTCGTCGGGGTCCGGGCGGTACCTGCTGCAGGGGCCACTGCTGAAGCGATCTGAGACG TTGAGGAAATGGAATGAGAGATGGGTAATTTTAGACCCTACTTCAGGAAAGATGGAATACAA AATTCGGAGAAATGAAACTGCCATTAAAGGAACCATTATATTTGATGCTTCAAGCACTATTACCTTGTCCCCTGTAAATTTCCA AGGGATGCCAAAGTATGATGGCTGCTGTTTCT ACATTGGAACTCCTCAAAAAAAGGATTACTTTCTTTGTGCTGAAACTCCTGGTGCTGCAAAGGCTTGGGTATCTACGTTGCT TGCAACACAATTAGTACTACAAGCGCATAAAGAAGCAGTGAATTCTTTGGCTGGGAACGGCTCTCCTGCCACGTTAGGTACAGTTGCTACAGCAGTTGCTAACGCCAACGCTACTGCTTTGGAGGCTACCAAGGAGATAGAAGCAGCAATGAAAGTTTCAATGAGGGCAGCTCTTGGGTTGGGTGCAAACAATCCAAAGGAAGGTCAACTTGATGATTTAACCATCATGAAG GAGACTCTTCGGGTGAAAGATGAGGAGTTGCAGAATTTGGCCAAGGATATTCGTGCTCGGGATGCTACAATTAAGGAAATAGCAGATAAATTAACAGAGACTGCAGAGGCTGCGGAAGCTGCTGCTTCTGCAGCCCATACGATGGATGAACAGAGAAGACTTCTATGTTCGGAGATCGAGCGCCTAAGACAAGCAATGGAAAGACAAATGGAACAATCCATGCTCAAG CTAAGACAATCTGAAGAAAAGGTAATTAGCTTGAGTAAAGAGAAGGACCAATTGCTGAAGGAAAGAGATGCTGCACTTCAGGAGGCTCATATGTGGCGCACTGAGCTAGGGAAAGCTAGAGAGCAAGCAGTAATACAAGAAGCAACTATTGCCAGAGCAGATGAGAAGGTAAGGGCATCTGAAGCAGATGCTGCAGCTCGGATAAAGGAAGCTGCTGAAAAGTTACATGCTgttgagaaagaaaaagaggagcTTCTATCCCTTGTTGGTATTCTTCAATCACAAGTCCAGAG AGAGCAAAGCAGCACGAAGCAGGTATGCGAAGAGAGATCTGAATCATGCTCCGGCACCGATAACTCCCCTCCCTTGACAAAGCACGTTGATGCATCAGATGACGATGTCGACAAAGCTTGTGTGAGTGACTCAAGATCTGTCCTAGTTTCCAAAGATAACACTGAAGTCCAACTGGCCGTGGATGGGGTCGACATCCGTCCTATCGGTGATGCGGAATGGGGTAGTTTCCAGCAGTCGGAAGCATTGATCGCCGATGTGCGGGAGGTCTCCCCAGAATCAGAAGGCGGCAGCTTGGATATCCCTGTGGTCAACCCCCCACCAGTGAGCGATCATATCCAGGGAGGCGCAACCCACCCCTGA
- the LOC127765879 gene encoding trihelix transcription factor ASR3-like, with translation MDADVLLGQEEDEEAMNAAMAASTAGSAMAAAAREYRRGNWTLPETMLLVEAKKRVSDGRRPAADQGLARWRWVEDYCWRRGCRRSQNQCNDRWDNLMRDYKKVRAHELAGGGGGPAESYWVMGRTERKEKGLPANLLREIYDAMGEVVERRPMSSGGGGGGAVFLAGASSSGSGGLADVPAMAMQASPLAQLLPRPLEATANCSSGSPERKRRRPSLDNEPPGGSTPPATTGRQGHQEHDDDDDEYAHHGADESSDDDGGLGGAIGRCAAILSVALENREASEERRHREVVAAEERRGRARQARREAGEQCMAGLAAAVSQLAGSMLALAAKRRGPAAPK, from the exons ATGGACGCCGATGTGCTTCTGGGCCaagaagaggatgaggaagCCATGAACGCCGCCATggcggcctccaccgccggcagcgcgatggcggcggcggcgagggagtaCCGGAGGGGGAACTGGACGCTGCCGGAGACGATGCTCCTGGTGGAGGCCAAGAAGAGGGTGAGCGacggcaggcggccggcggcggaccAGGGGCtcgcgcggtggcggtgggtggAGGACTACTGCTGGCGCCGCGGCTGCCGGCGCAGCCAGAACCAGTGCAACGACCGGTGGGACAACCTCATGCGGGACTACAAGAAGGTGCGCGCgcacgagctcgccggcggcggcggcgggccggcggaGAGCTACTGGGTGATGGGCAGGACGGAGCGGAAGGAGAAGGGCCTCCCGGCCAACCTCCTGCGCGAGATATACGACGCCATGGGCGAGGTCGTGGAGAGGCGGCCgatgagctccggcggcggcggcggaggcgccgtgTTCTTGGCCGGCGCTTCGTcgtccggctccggcggcctcgccgacgTCCCGGCCATGGCCATGCAGGCCTCTCCTCTCGCTCAACTCCTGCCCCGACCTCTcg AGGCGACGGCGAACTGCAGCTCGGGGTCgccggagaggaagaggaggcggccgtCGCTGGACAACGAGCCACCGGGGGGCAGCACGCCACCAGCGACGACAGGAAGGCAGGGTCACCAAgaacacgacgacgacgacgacgagtacgCTCATCATGGCGCCGACGAGagctccgacgacgacggcggcctggGCGGCGCGATCGGGCGGTGCGCCGCGATCCTGTCGGTGGCGCTGGAGAACCGCGAGGCCTCGGAGGAGCGGCGGCACAGGGAGGTGGTGGCCGCGGAGGAGCGGCGTGGGCgggcgcggcaggcgcggcgcgaggccggcGAGCAGTGCATGgccgggctcgccgccgccgtgagccAGCTCGCCGGCTCCatgctcgcgctcgccgccaagCGCCGGGGCCCCGCCGCTCCCAAGTGA